In one Desulfobaculum bizertense DSM 18034 genomic region, the following are encoded:
- the rho gene encoding transcription termination factor Rho: MHQSELKAKSMSELMELANEYKIENPSGMRKQELIFALLKACASQNGSIYGEGVLEILPDGFGFLRSPMYSYMPGPDDIYVSPSQIRRFGLRKGDVISGQIRPPKEGERYFALLRVNEIGFEKPEATKNLILFDNLTPVYPDEHFRLENGKESFSARIIDLLSPIGKGQRALFVAPPRTGKTVLLQTVANSIKANFPDTYLIVLLIDERPEEVTDMERTVNAEVVSSTFDEPPQRHVQVAEMVMEKAKRLVERKKDVVILLDSITRLGRAYNAVTPSSGRVLSGGLDANALQRPKRFFGAARNVEEGGSLTIIATALIDTGSRMDEVIFEEFKGTGNSEVYLDRHLSEKRIFPAMDINRSGTRKEELLLSPEVLNRVWILRKVLAPMNPIDSMEFLLKKMKNTKNNKDFLDMMNK, encoded by the coding sequence ATGCACCAATCTGAACTCAAAGCCAAAAGCATGTCCGAGCTGATGGAGCTCGCGAACGAATACAAAATCGAGAACCCAAGCGGAATGCGCAAGCAGGAGCTGATTTTTGCTCTGCTCAAAGCCTGTGCATCCCAGAATGGCTCCATCTATGGAGAAGGCGTTCTGGAAATCCTTCCTGACGGATTCGGTTTCCTCCGCTCTCCCATGTACAGCTACATGCCCGGCCCAGACGACATCTATGTCTCACCATCCCAGATCCGCCGCTTTGGTCTGCGCAAGGGTGATGTCATTTCTGGTCAGATCCGACCACCCAAAGAAGGGGAACGGTATTTCGCCCTGCTTCGCGTCAACGAAATCGGTTTCGAAAAGCCCGAAGCAACCAAAAACCTCATCCTCTTTGATAATCTGACCCCCGTCTATCCCGACGAACATTTCCGCCTCGAAAATGGAAAAGAAAGTTTTTCAGCACGCATCATCGACCTGCTTTCCCCCATCGGAAAAGGTCAGCGCGCACTTTTCGTGGCTCCCCCCCGCACCGGTAAAACCGTCCTGCTGCAAACTGTCGCAAACTCCATCAAAGCGAATTTCCCTGACACCTACCTGATCGTTCTTCTCATTGACGAACGCCCAGAAGAAGTCACGGACATGGAGCGCACGGTTAACGCCGAAGTTGTCAGCTCGACCTTTGACGAGCCGCCGCAGCGCCATGTTCAGGTCGCTGAAATGGTCATGGAAAAGGCCAAGCGCCTTGTTGAGCGTAAGAAAGACGTTGTCATTCTGCTCGACTCCATCACCCGCCTCGGCCGTGCGTACAACGCTGTGACTCCTTCCTCTGGCCGCGTGCTTTCCGGTGGTCTGGATGCAAATGCACTCCAGCGCCCCAAGCGCTTCTTTGGCGCAGCACGTAACGTGGAAGAAGGCGGCAGCCTGACCATCATTGCAACGGCACTCATTGATACCGGTTCCCGCATGGACGAGGTTATCTTTGAAGAGTTCAAGGGCACTGGTAACAGTGAAGTTTACCTTGACCGCCACCTGTCCGAAAAGCGCATCTTCCCTGCTATGGACATCAACCGCTCCGGCACCAGAAAGGAAGAGCTGCTGCTCTCCCCAGAAGTGCTCAACCGCGTGTGGATACTCCGCAAGGTGCTTGCTCCAATGAATCCTATCGATTCTATGGAATTCCTGC
- a CDS encoding CarD family transcriptional regulator has translation MFQKDELVVYPAQGVGVVERIEEQEIGGAKAEFYIVRILSNNVTLMVPVLNAENVGLRHVCSKEKAESIIDSLKDRSDFTGYSGQNWNRRYREYSENLKSGDLADVAYVLKELLLIGKDKELSFGEHRLLEQAMGLLTLELAHALDKEQDEVRAQIEELFSDVLEPQKEE, from the coding sequence GTGTTTCAAAAAGATGAACTCGTCGTATACCCGGCACAGGGTGTCGGTGTTGTAGAAAGAATCGAGGAACAGGAAATCGGTGGCGCTAAGGCCGAATTTTACATCGTTCGGATCCTCAGCAACAACGTGACCCTTATGGTTCCCGTTCTCAATGCTGAGAACGTGGGCCTTCGTCACGTCTGCTCCAAAGAAAAAGCAGAATCCATTATTGATTCCCTGAAGGACCGTTCGGACTTCACAGGCTATTCCGGTCAGAACTGGAACCGCCGCTACCGCGAATATTCAGAAAATCTGAAAAGCGGTGACTTGGCCGACGTCGCATACGTCCTGAAGGAACTGCTCCTCATCGGAAAAGACAAAGAATTGTCTTTTGGCGAGCACAGACTGCTTGAGCAGGCAATGGGGCTTCTGACCCTTGAGCTTGCACATGCTCTCGACAAAGAGCAGGACGAAGTCCGTGCCCAGATCGAAGAACTCTTCTCAGACGTTCTTGAACCTCAAAAAGAAGAGTAA
- the pth gene encoding aminoacyl-tRNA hydrolase: protein MKKYAGLLVGLGNPGVEYENTRHNFGFMFADAVRSNAGESACTRLSVGDDCMAWDCAIIRSKPHWIIAKPLTYMNLSGIAVKRLCNKFGITPENVVVAHDDLDLPLGKMKLKKGGGSAGHNGLKSIMEELGSAQFIRLRMGIGRPDQRGGVRDYVLEPFEPAEQDTLDATLAAAKKGLGIFIRRGMPLAVQHINSFSALSSDQNPKS, encoded by the coding sequence ATGAAAAAATACGCAGGACTTCTGGTCGGCTTAGGTAATCCTGGTGTCGAATATGAAAACACCAGGCATAATTTCGGTTTTATGTTTGCTGATGCAGTACGTAGCAACGCAGGCGAAAGTGCCTGCACCCGCCTCTCGGTTGGTGACGACTGCATGGCGTGGGACTGTGCCATTATTCGCTCCAAGCCACACTGGATTATTGCTAAGCCACTGACATACATGAATCTCAGTGGCATCGCCGTAAAACGGCTGTGCAACAAATTTGGTATCACTCCCGAAAACGTCGTGGTCGCTCATGATGACCTTGATCTGCCGCTTGGGAAAATGAAACTCAAGAAAGGCGGAGGATCTGCCGGACACAATGGACTCAAGTCCATCATGGAAGAGCTTGGCTCTGCACAGTTTATTCGACTGCGCATGGGCATAGGTCGACCAGACCAGCGCGGCGGAGTCCGCGACTACGTTTTGGAACCATTTGAACCTGCCGAACAGGACACTCTTGATGCGACACTTGCCGCAGCCAAAAAAGGCCTGGGTATTTTCATTCGGCGAGGAATGCCACTTGCCGTGCAGCACATAAACAGTTTTAGCGCTCTTTCTTCGGACCAAAATCCGAAGAGCTAG
- a CDS encoding 50S ribosomal protein L25, which produces MSEQVTLKAAVREETGKGSCRTLRIEKMVPGVFYAKNENVLIKAPLMSLEKVYAAVKTSQLLSLEIEGKGTFTALIKELVRHPFKNEITHFDIMGVDMEKTVRVSVPMVTVGRAASMAMGSRLEVYRSIATIECLPGNIPASIEIDITNFKDNDTLQIEDVVVPEGVKKIYDDNFAVLRLVAKGAAIAEDEEEEA; this is translated from the coding sequence ATGTCTGAACAGGTTACGCTCAAGGCCGCCGTACGAGAGGAAACCGGCAAGGGCTCCTGCCGCACCCTGCGCATTGAGAAAATGGTGCCCGGCGTTTTCTACGCCAAAAATGAAAACGTTCTCATCAAGGCACCTCTGATGAGCCTTGAAAAGGTTTACGCTGCTGTGAAAACTTCTCAGCTTCTGAGCCTTGAAATCGAAGGAAAAGGCACCTTCACCGCTCTGATTAAAGAGCTGGTTCGCCACCCCTTCAAGAACGAAATCACTCACTTCGACATCATGGGCGTCGACATGGAAAAGACTGTCCGTGTTTCCGTTCCTATGGTTACCGTTGGCCGCGCAGCGAGCATGGCTATGGGTTCCAGACTCGAAGTGTACCGTTCCATCGCTACCATCGAATGCCTGCCCGGAAACATCCCGGCATCCATCGAAATTGACATCACGAACTTCAAGGACAACGACACCCTTCAGATTGAAGACGTTGTTGTTCCCGAAGGCGTTAAGAAAATTTATGATGACAATTTCGCTGTTCTCCGTCTCGTTGCAAAGGGCGCTGCCATTGCAGAAGACGAAGAAGAAGAGGCATAA
- a CDS encoding ribose-phosphate diphosphokinase, which translates to MAIGELKIMTGSANPELATEICNHLGCELTPCLTDTFSDGEIRVEIGSNVRGADVFVVQPTCAPVNFHLMELSIMLDALKRASVGRVTAVVPYYGYARQDRKVAPRAPITAKLVSDFLTVAGIDRLVTVDLHAGQIQGFFNLPVDNLYAAPALLDPLRKYDSKDLVIVSPDAGGVERARAYAKRLGAGLAIIDKRRDCPNQAKAMHVIGDVKGKTAIVVDDMIDTAGTICAGAKVLVENGAKEVLACATHPVLSGPAVERLENSLYKEVFVTNSIPLKDNAKSCSKIKAISLASLLGKAIHNIHTESSVSVLFV; encoded by the coding sequence ATGGCTATTGGCGAATTGAAAATCATGACTGGCTCGGCAAACCCTGAGCTTGCCACTGAGATTTGCAATCACCTTGGTTGCGAACTCACTCCGTGTCTGACGGACACGTTCAGCGATGGTGAAATCCGAGTGGAAATTGGCTCCAACGTCCGTGGAGCTGATGTTTTTGTTGTGCAGCCTACCTGCGCACCGGTCAACTTCCACCTGATGGAGCTCAGCATCATGCTGGACGCTCTCAAGCGTGCCAGCGTTGGTCGTGTCACTGCAGTCGTGCCGTACTACGGCTACGCCCGTCAGGACCGCAAGGTAGCACCTCGTGCACCCATCACCGCCAAGCTCGTGTCTGACTTCCTGACTGTTGCCGGCATTGACCGCTTGGTCACTGTTGACCTGCACGCTGGCCAGATTCAGGGCTTCTTCAACCTTCCGGTTGATAACCTTTACGCTGCCCCTGCACTGCTGGATCCGCTTCGCAAGTACGATAGCAAAGACCTTGTTATCGTTTCTCCCGACGCTGGTGGCGTTGAGCGCGCTCGTGCTTACGCAAAGCGTCTTGGTGCTGGCCTGGCCATCATCGACAAGCGCCGCGACTGCCCGAATCAGGCAAAAGCAATGCATGTTATCGGCGACGTAAAGGGCAAGACAGCCATCGTTGTTGACGATATGATTGATACAGCTGGAACCATTTGCGCTGGCGCTAAAGTTCTTGTAGAGAACGGTGCCAAGGAAGTACTGGCCTGTGCCACACATCCTGTCCTTTCTGGACCAGCTGTTGAACGCCTTGAGAATTCGCTGTACAAAGAGGTCTTCGTAACGAACTCCATTCCTCTGAAGGACAACGCGAAATCCTGCTCCAAAATCAAGGCTATTTCCCTGGCAAGTCTGCTGGGTAAGGCTATCCACAACATTCATACGGAATCTTCCGTAAGTGTGTTGTTCGTATAA
- the ispE gene encoding 4-(cytidine 5'-diphospho)-2-C-methyl-D-erythritol kinase: MTTDHATTTLHAGCKVNLNLFICGLREDGYHELDSIFLPLPEPHDTLTITREAKPGFRMSSSVKALETMHTTLHSAYDKFCEATGTNPGLRLHLEKGIPSGAGLGGGSSDAAAFLQFLNENAGENALPQERLHRIATAVGADVPFFLMNSPAHASGIGEKLRRVSLDLRGLSLLLLCPPVHVPTNWAYKAWDKAFLAKNHDEKTSESLTCRASTGKCFPCSERLLLNSFESVVFKAYPKLRSLKEELLLSGAASAVMSGSGASLFALFRSYSTASRVAKRLQQAGLSIYLHSFDAGV; encoded by the coding sequence ATGACAACAGACCACGCCACAACCACACTTCATGCAGGATGCAAGGTGAACCTCAATCTGTTCATCTGCGGCCTGCGGGAAGACGGATATCACGAACTGGACAGTATTTTCCTTCCATTGCCCGAGCCTCATGACACGCTCACCATCACCCGGGAGGCAAAACCGGGCTTCCGCATGAGTTCTTCCGTAAAAGCACTTGAAACCATGCACACCACCCTGCACTCCGCATATGACAAATTTTGCGAAGCGACAGGGACCAATCCTGGCCTGCGCCTGCATCTTGAGAAGGGAATCCCCTCCGGTGCGGGGCTTGGTGGCGGCAGTTCAGACGCTGCCGCGTTCCTCCAGTTCCTGAATGAGAATGCAGGCGAAAACGCCCTTCCACAGGAAAGACTGCACAGGATCGCCACGGCTGTTGGTGCTGATGTCCCGTTTTTTTTAATGAATAGCCCAGCCCATGCTTCAGGAATTGGCGAAAAACTTCGCAGAGTTTCACTTGATCTACGAGGTTTATCTCTGCTACTCTTGTGCCCGCCTGTGCACGTCCCGACAAATTGGGCGTACAAAGCATGGGACAAAGCGTTCCTCGCAAAAAATCATGACGAAAAAACAAGCGAAAGCTTGACATGCAGGGCCAGTACCGGTAAGTGCTTCCCCTGCTCTGAACGCCTGCTTCTCAATAGCTTTGAAAGTGTTGTTTTCAAAGCCTATCCAAAACTTCGCTCGCTCAAAGAGGAGCTGCTCCTTTCTGGCGCAGCGAGTGCGGTTATGAGCGGCAGCGGGGCCAGTCTGTTTGCCCTTTTCCGTTCTTACTCGACAGCAAGTCGGGTCGCGAAAAGATTGCAGCAGGCAGGCTTGTCCATCTATTTACATTCGTTTGATGCTGGGGTGTAG
- a CDS encoding DegQ family serine endoprotease, producing MKTRRTVHALAMTLALIFCTAQLASAALPEFSELAQKAGSAVVNINTVKTIKQNQQMQEFFRFHKRGTPLDDFFDQFERYFNRPNQRPRKERSLGSGFIISQDGFIVTNNHVIAGADEVSVTLQGAEKTLPAKIIGRDPETDLALLKVTTSQKLKTLRFGSSKDAKVGQWVMAIGNPFGLDHSVTAGIISAKGRIIGSGPFDDFIQTDASINPGNSGGPLLNLNGEVIGINTAIVASGQGIGFAIPSDLAKRVIDQLKSNKKVSRGWIGVTIQNMDENTAKALDLKQKRGALIASVIDGEPAAKAGMKAGDVVIKVEGQPIKDASALLKSIASYKPGERVGVTVWRNGSEKNLKIKLGERKTQQAMAGLNQKSQPESAIGLRLRTPNKEEARALGLDKPQGLLIIGVQQNSAAETAGLRPGDVILQANQKAVNSVKTFDAILTGEAQKKGVVLLLIQRQGRTLFMSIALPKGK from the coding sequence ATGAAAACACGCCGAACAGTACATGCACTTGCCATGACGCTCGCGCTGATCTTTTGCACAGCGCAGCTTGCCTCTGCAGCCCTTCCAGAATTCTCTGAACTGGCCCAAAAGGCCGGAAGCGCTGTGGTCAACATCAACACGGTGAAGACCATAAAACAGAACCAGCAGATGCAGGAGTTTTTCCGCTTTCACAAACGCGGAACTCCTTTAGATGATTTTTTTGACCAGTTTGAACGCTACTTCAACAGACCCAACCAGCGCCCCAGAAAAGAACGCTCCCTTGGTTCTGGCTTCATCATCTCTCAGGACGGTTTTATCGTGACGAACAATCACGTCATTGCTGGTGCTGATGAAGTTTCTGTAACGCTTCAGGGCGCAGAAAAAACACTTCCGGCCAAAATCATTGGTCGCGATCCGGAAACCGATCTCGCCCTGCTCAAGGTCACGACATCCCAAAAGCTGAAAACCCTGCGCTTTGGCAGCTCCAAAGACGCCAAGGTCGGGCAGTGGGTTATGGCCATTGGCAATCCTTTTGGTCTTGACCACTCTGTTACCGCAGGCATCATCAGCGCCAAGGGCAGAATCATTGGTTCCGGCCCCTTCGATGATTTTATTCAGACAGACGCATCCATCAACCCCGGCAACTCTGGCGGTCCCCTCCTGAACCTGAATGGCGAAGTTATAGGTATCAACACCGCCATTGTCGCATCTGGTCAGGGCATTGGCTTTGCCATCCCGTCTGATCTTGCCAAACGGGTTATCGATCAGCTCAAGTCCAACAAAAAAGTTTCCCGCGGCTGGATTGGCGTGACCATCCAGAACATGGATGAAAACACCGCCAAGGCTTTGGACCTCAAGCAGAAACGCGGCGCACTGATTGCCTCTGTTATTGATGGAGAACCTGCCGCAAAAGCTGGCATGAAGGCTGGCGACGTTGTTATCAAGGTTGAAGGACAGCCCATCAAAGACGCAAGCGCCCTGCTCAAGAGCATAGCATCCTACAAGCCCGGTGAACGCGTTGGCGTTACGGTCTGGCGCAACGGCTCCGAAAAAAATCTCAAGATCAAGCTCGGCGAACGCAAGACTCAGCAGGCAATGGCCGGACTCAATCAGAAGTCACAGCCTGAATCTGCAATTGGACTGCGCCTTCGCACTCCAAACAAGGAAGAAGCCCGCGCTCTTGGACTGGACAAGCCACAGGGTCTGCTCATCATTGGCGTTCAGCAAAATTCTGCGGCCGAAACTGCTGGTCTCCGCCCCGGTGATGTTATCCTCCAGGCGAACCAGAAGGCCGTGAATTCCGTAAAAACCTTTGATGCCATTCTCACAGGCGAAGCCCAGAAAAAGGGTGTTGTCCTGCTGCTGATCCAGCGCCAAGGAAGAACACTCTTCATGTCGATTGCTCTCCCAAAAGGAAAGTAA